A portion of the Thermothelomyces thermophilus ATCC 42464 chromosome 5, complete sequence genome contains these proteins:
- a CDS encoding DNA glycosylase-like protein, protein TRPHSPSYHRPLLLSSRSARAALLSWFGTVAEARDMPWRRPFRPPSALSRAELARRAYEVWISEVMLQQTRVRTVVAYWSRWMARWPTVRDLAAASEADVLAAWQGLGYYSRARRVLQAARAVCAADPDGLLPGTVDRLMALPGLGRYTAGAVAAIVFGVPAPMVDGNVLRVLSRQMGLLADVKGDKRVVDMLWRAAEELMEAVAADGDEVGAHGQALMELGSTVCASKPNCAACPITSTCRAYSEGVALAETGRCAIEGEAVLEDVEDLCAICAPFDEAVGGEDEEAAEDWRPPPSSPGNGDGKLSRFFAGKEEKRGPKSPAGGRGQGGLDPRTLTSAVNHARKFPLRKPKKKVPLEDILVCAIRRVSDGRFLIHQRPDKGLLAGLWELPSHPLLDKRTPKTRRTEAVEYVTELLGNRDKAVKHVAELGIVPWLFSHLKLHMHVHLFEVEDIDPLSGQGTRARWATTSEIDAESMGTGMKKCWSLVKER, encoded by the coding sequence ACCCGCCCTCATTCCCCATCCTACCACCGCCCCCTCCTGCTCTCATCGCGCTCGGCCCGCGCCGCCCTGCTCTCGTGGTTCGGCACGGTCGCGGAGGCGCGGGACATGCCGTGGCGCCGGCCGTTCCGCCCGCCCTCGGCGCTGTCGCGGGCCGAACTGGCCAGGCGCGCCTACGAGGTCTGGATCTCCGAGGTGATGCTGCAGCAGACCCGCGTGCGCACCGTCGTCGCCTACTGGTCCCGCTGGATGGCCCGCTGGCCCACCGTCCgcgacctcgccgccgcctccgagGCCGACGTCCTGGCCGCCTGGCAGGGGCTCGGCTACTACTCGCGCGCCCGCAGGGTGCTCCAAGCCGCCCGCGCCGTCTGCGCCGCCGACCCGGACGGCCTGCTGCCCGGCACCGTCGACCGGCTGATGGCGCTGCCCGGGCTCGGCAGGTACACGGCCGGGGCGGTCGCCGCCATCGTGTTCGGCGTCCCCGCGCCCATGGTGGACGGGAACGTCCTGAGGGTGCTGAGCAGGCAGATGGGCCTGCTGGCGGACGTCAAGGGGGACAAGCGGGTCGTGGACATGCTGTGGCGGGCTGCTGAGGAGTTGATGGAGGCCGTGGCCGCGGACGGCGACGAGGTCGGGGCCCACGGGCAAGCGCTTATGGAGCTGGGGAGCACGGTATGCGCGTCGAAGCCCAATTGCGCCGCCTGTCCGATCACGAGCACTTGCCGAGCCTATTCGGAGGGCGTCGCGCTGGCCGAGACCGGGCGGTGTGCGATAGAAGGGGAGGCGGTTTTGGAGGACGTCGAGGATCTCTGCGCCATCTGCGCCCCTTTCGATGAAGCCGTGGGAggggaggacgaggaagcAGCCGAGGATTGGCGACCGCCGCCATCATCGCCGGGGAATGGTGATGGGAAATTGTCTCGCTTCTTCGCGGGAAAAGAAGAGAAACGGGGCCCCAAGTCGCCAGCGGGAGGTCGAGGTCAGGGAGGACTCGACCCCCGCACGCTGACGTCCGCTGTCAACCATGCAAGAAAGTTCCCCCTCAGGAAACCCAAGAAGAAGGTACCCCTGGAAGACATCCTCGTCTGCGCCATTCGCCGCGTCTCGGACGGGCGGTTCCTCATCCACCAAAGACCGGACAAGGGACTCTTGGCTGGATTGTGGGAGCTCCCTAGTCACCCATTGCTAGACAAGAGGACTCCTAAGACCCGGAGAACGGAGGCAGTCGAATATGTTACGGAGCTGCTAGGTAACAGGGACAAGGCCGTGAAGCACGTGGCAGAGCTCGGCATCGTGCCTTGGCTTTTTTCTCACCTCAAACTCCACATGCACGTCCACCTCTTCGAAGTGGAAGATATTGACCCGCTGTCTGGCCAGGGGACTCGGGCGCGGTGGGCCACAACTAGCGAGATCGACGCCGAATCCATGGGAACTGGCATGAAGAAATGCTGGTCGCTTGTGAAAGAGAGG